A genomic region of Leptolyngbya sp. NIES-2104 contains the following coding sequences:
- a CDS encoding DMT family transporter — MDRSLGDAPLPSQPNRDAELQEIQDLQATKAQLQKEVEELRALCGAKPPQFTALKVREPKFSKAKIGLWLILVSTLALSIHNVIVRITIGQRVNLFGLFSVGGLIQPTIGNSLLVLWLRMLIVVPLMMGIAGWIYPSAWRDLQRLILSRDRRSLWHIIGSGAFLFLSQVLIYIAIAQIGPGAAVTILFMYPLITVPLAWWLFHDRPTRLRIAVMSLILIGVVLTAIPSLGAAKIGGGVVTAVFSGIAFALYLILMQLGFRKAHPVPVSVIQFMTVLVLSSVSLSLPISLGVSVLPAARIGFLGGGLVLGVFTLVGYLANNFGVRYMGAAQASIIASSGPVITAVLAALIIRTKLDWVQIVGILLVTIGVTALSFERMRKTKAA; from the coding sequence ATGGATCGATCGCTGGGTGATGCCCCTCTACCAAGCCAACCGAACCGAGATGCGGAATTGCAGGAAATTCAAGACCTGCAAGCAACTAAGGCACAACTGCAAAAAGAGGTCGAGGAATTGCGGGCACTATGCGGGGCGAAGCCGCCGCAGTTTACCGCGCTCAAAGTGCGTGAACCCAAATTCTCGAAAGCCAAAATCGGACTGTGGCTGATTCTGGTTTCGACTTTGGCACTGTCGATTCATAACGTGATTGTGCGAATTACGATCGGGCAACGGGTAAATCTATTCGGTTTGTTCTCGGTAGGCGGATTGATTCAACCGACGATCGGCAATTCACTCCTCGTTCTCTGGTTACGAATGCTGATTGTAGTGCCGCTGATGATGGGGATTGCGGGTTGGATTTATCCTTCAGCGTGGCGGGATTTACAGCGGTTGATTCTGAGCCGCGATCGTCGTTCTTTGTGGCACATTATCGGCAGTGGAGCGTTTCTCTTTTTGTCGCAAGTGCTGATTTATATTGCGATCGCTCAAATCGGTCCGGGTGCAGCGGTAACAATTCTCTTCATGTATCCGCTGATCACGGTTCCCTTAGCTTGGTGGTTATTTCACGATCGACCGACTCGTTTAAGAATCGCTGTGATGTCTTTGATTCTAATCGGGGTCGTTCTCACCGCAATTCCCAGTTTAGGAGCCGCAAAAATTGGGGGTGGTGTGGTCACAGCAGTATTCTCAGGAATTGCCTTCGCGCTGTATCTGATTCTGATGCAGCTTGGATTTCGGAAGGCGCATCCGGTTCCGGTGAGTGTGATTCAGTTTATGACAGTGCTGGTGTTATCGAGCGTGAGTTTATCACTGCCGATTTCACTGGGCGTTTCGGTCTTGCCTGCTGCGAGAATTGGATTTTTGGGGGGTGGCTTGGTTCTAGGAGTCTTTACCCTCGTGGGCTATTTGGCGAATAACTTTGGAGTGCGATACATGGGAGCGGCGCAGGCTTCGATTATTGCGTCGAGTGGTCCTGTGATAACCGCAGTTTTGGCGGCGTTAATCATTCGCACGAAGCTCGATTGGGTTCAAATTGTCGGAATTTTGCTTGTGACGATCGGGGTGACTGCGCTGAGTTTTGAACGAATGAGAAAAACAAAAGCAGCATAA
- a CDS encoding ketosteroid isomerase family protein — protein sequence MQAIDGISHPTILQYFETLNVGEFEATSELFAIDGAMQPPFEKPIEGRDAIANYLKKEAIGLMALPHAGVVTDSEYQITGRVQMPMFGVNVTWNFTLNSNDQIAFVRIKLNASPQELVKLRQ from the coding sequence ATGCAAGCGATCGACGGAATTTCGCACCCAACTATTCTGCAATACTTTGAAACGCTGAACGTTGGCGAATTTGAGGCGACCAGTGAACTCTTTGCGATCGACGGTGCGATGCAACCTCCGTTTGAAAAACCAATCGAGGGACGCGACGCGATCGCGAACTATCTCAAGAAAGAAGCGATCGGCTTAATGGCACTGCCGCACGCTGGAGTGGTCACAGACTCAGAGTATCAAATCACTGGGCGAGTTCAAATGCCGATGTTTGGGGTCAATGTGACTTGGAATTTTACGCTGAACTCCAATGATCAAATTGCATTTGTCCGAATTAAATTGAATGCGTCGCCGCAAGAACTCGTCAAATTGCGTCAATAA
- a CDS encoding Uma2 family endonuclease — protein MVQADPNRAILPSIAELPCSDDIPVDNENQNFIPNLLRFLLQVIWQDRIDWFYAVNMGVYHTTGVNPRVPIVPDAFLCLGVERRKQSLQGRGRSSYVTWEENYIPPILTLEVVSQTYGGEYDEKMQIYARLGVLYYVIYNPEFWRRDQHQPFEVYKLINGVYQLQIGEPLWMPEIGLGIGRFHCASAPVNQEALAWYDATSTRYLLSEERFAQEQQRAEQEQQRAEQERQRAEQERQTRLDAVSRLLSMGLSVEQVAEALSLSIGEVRSQLNP, from the coding sequence ATGGTTCAAGCTGACCCCAATCGTGCAATTTTGCCATCGATCGCTGAGCTTCCTTGTTCAGATGATATTCCTGTGGATAACGAGAATCAGAATTTTATTCCAAATCTATTGCGATTTCTCTTGCAAGTCATTTGGCAAGATCGAATCGATTGGTTTTATGCAGTCAATATGGGCGTTTACCACACGACAGGCGTAAATCCTAGAGTCCCGATTGTCCCCGATGCGTTTCTTTGCCTAGGGGTCGAGCGGCGGAAACAGAGTCTTCAGGGAAGAGGTCGATCGAGCTATGTGACATGGGAGGAAAATTACATTCCACCGATTCTGACGCTGGAAGTTGTGTCTCAGACTTACGGTGGTGAGTACGATGAGAAAATGCAAATTTATGCAAGGCTAGGAGTCTTGTACTATGTCATCTACAATCCTGAGTTTTGGCGACGCGATCAGCACCAACCGTTTGAAGTCTACAAATTAATCAATGGTGTGTATCAGCTACAAATCGGTGAACCTCTTTGGATGCCAGAAATCGGATTAGGGATCGGGCGATTTCATTGTGCTTCTGCGCCTGTCAATCAAGAAGCATTAGCTTGGTATGATGCGACAAGTACACGCTATCTGTTATCCGAGGAGCGTTTCGCTCAAGAACAACAACGCGCAGAACAAGAACAACAACGGGCGGAACAAGAGCGACAACGAGCAGAACAAGAACGACAAACTAGATTAGATGCGGTGTCGAGATTGTTAAGCATGGGTCTGAGTGTGGAGCAGGTGGCGGAAGCGTTGAGTTTGTCGATCGGAGAAGTGCGATCGCAGCTTAATCCTTAA
- the queG gene encoding tRNA epoxyqueuosine(34) reductase QueG, which produces MELEIKQKAIELGFHKVGIASVANPAQYQAIEALQKWLDRGFQADMDWMNNPKRQDIRELVPGAKSIICVALNYYTSQQRPEGKDYAKISRYGWGRDYHRILHKKLKAFSTWLERDGVQARYFADTAPVQDKFWAQQAGLGWIAKNGNVITREYGSWVFLGGIVTNLELAVDQPHTPHCGTCTRCIDACPTNAITEPFVIDANRCIAYHTIENRSETLPDIDLKGWVAGCDICQDVCPWNQRFAQETDVEDFQPRSWNIAPTLQELSELSEAEYDRRFTGSALRRIKIHMWRRNAQANLDYAERE; this is translated from the coding sequence ATGGAATTAGAGATAAAGCAAAAAGCGATCGAGCTTGGTTTCCATAAAGTCGGAATTGCTTCGGTCGCTAATCCGGCTCAATATCAAGCGATCGAAGCGTTGCAGAAATGGCTCGATCGAGGATTTCAAGCCGATATGGACTGGATGAACAATCCCAAACGCCAAGATATTCGCGAGTTAGTTCCAGGTGCAAAATCAATCATTTGTGTTGCTCTGAACTATTACACTTCGCAGCAACGACCAGAGGGAAAAGACTATGCGAAAATTTCTCGCTATGGTTGGGGACGTGACTATCACCGAATTCTGCACAAAAAACTCAAAGCATTTTCAACCTGGTTAGAACGGGACGGAGTTCAGGCGCGTTACTTTGCAGATACGGCTCCGGTACAAGACAAGTTCTGGGCACAGCAAGCGGGACTGGGATGGATTGCTAAGAATGGGAATGTGATTACACGAGAGTATGGCTCCTGGGTGTTTCTCGGTGGGATTGTAACCAATTTAGAATTAGCTGTTGATCAACCTCATACGCCACACTGCGGAACCTGTACGCGCTGCATTGATGCCTGTCCCACGAATGCAATTACTGAACCGTTTGTGATTGATGCGAATCGGTGTATTGCTTATCATACGATCGAGAATCGCTCAGAAACATTGCCAGATATTGATCTCAAAGGTTGGGTGGCAGGTTGCGATATCTGTCAGGATGTGTGCCCGTGGAATCAGCGATTTGCTCAAGAAACCGATGTCGAAGATTTTCAACCGCGATCGTGGAATATTGCACCCACTTTGCAAGAACTCTCAGAACTCTCAGAAGCAGAATACGATCGACGATTCACAGGATCTGCCTTGCGACGCATCAAAATCCATATGTGGAGAAGGAACGCTCAGGCAAACTTAGATTACGCTGAAAGAGAATAA
- the arfB gene encoding alternative ribosome rescue aminoacyl-tRNA hydrolase ArfB: protein MLQISKAIALPDSEIELSAVRSQGAGGQNVNKVATAIHLRFDIAASSLPDRIKTRLLELSDNRITKEGVVVIKAQSHRTQEQNREEALKRLKELIQSAMIVPKKRKPTIPSRGAQEKRLDSKTKRGQVKALRGKVTDD from the coding sequence ATGCTACAGATTTCTAAAGCGATCGCCCTTCCAGATTCAGAGATCGAACTCAGTGCGGTTCGTTCTCAAGGTGCAGGCGGACAGAACGTAAACAAAGTTGCAACCGCGATTCATTTGCGGTTTGATATTGCGGCTTCTTCATTGCCCGATCGCATTAAAACGCGACTGTTAGAACTGAGTGACAACCGTATCACTAAAGAGGGTGTTGTTGTCATCAAAGCGCAATCACACCGCACACAAGAACAGAATCGCGAAGAAGCCTTAAAACGGCTGAAAGAGTTGATTCAAAGCGCGATGATTGTTCCAAAAAAACGCAAGCCGACGATTCCAAGTCGGGGCGCTCAAGAAAAACGATTGGATAGCAAAACCAAGCGCGGACAAGTCAAAGCACTACGCGGCAAAGTGACGGACGATTAG
- a CDS encoding CHASE2 domain-containing protein: protein MNWRFGRAGWRLIPGAIATILMASLLHVDALKPFEQIGYSALFRLRGARQWDSRLVLVKIDDDSIKQIGRFPWKRKEYVGLIDRLTRANASVIAIDLLFSEPTPDDEALAKVIEQSNRVVLAMGDGESNPLLPVPRLKTAAVGTGHIRVQPDEDGITRSVEPDANGVLSFGVAATMTYSVFREAITSPDLSQRLWLNWVGSVDRIPQYSFNSVVRGEVPDRVFQDKIVIVGVTASAIDAAPTPFDQVPPASGVHVQATLTDNLLQRNSLTPITGGMDVLIFAIGGFGFSLLLSFWRTGIQIAIAAVGILSWVGISVVLLKANYLAPVALPIGLMTTNSITMILVERSRINRTLQQQIGQLQQRYESELVTQPILEQSSDTSLQQIAQLTSLADQLGRSQATQAAIARNLPIGLVACDLEGRVWFCNPIAASVFNLQVGSLLESILVPNWIGMNDWRQVLRDPHSVSIEKQRQEQWFCFQIEPLEVREDGILIVLEDITLRKAIELDLDDQINELHQLSELKDEFLSTVSHELRTPLTNMKMAIQLLKIAKTDTQKEYYLRILDNECNRESDLVNTLLDLQRLESGRQAFEMTAISLHRWLPELLEPFDQRTESRQQSFSIVLDPSLPLFYSDRAALERILVELLNNACKYTPPNEQIVLSVDAVGDQIEFNVKNSGVEISEEARSRIFERFYRVPNADPWRQGGSGLGLALVKKLVESLQGTIEVTSANRWTIFTVKFLVRAAENLSAVRED, encoded by the coding sequence ATGAACTGGCGCTTCGGTAGAGCAGGATGGCGCTTGATCCCAGGCGCGATCGCGACAATTCTGATGGCGAGTTTGCTTCATGTTGATGCGCTCAAACCGTTTGAGCAGATCGGTTATTCGGCTCTGTTTCGACTGCGTGGAGCGCGACAATGGGACAGTCGGTTAGTCCTTGTCAAGATTGATGATGACAGTATTAAACAGATTGGACGATTTCCCTGGAAGCGAAAGGAATACGTCGGATTGATCGATCGCTTAACTCGCGCTAATGCCAGTGTGATTGCGATCGATTTATTGTTTTCGGAACCAACTCCTGATGATGAGGCGCTTGCGAAAGTGATCGAGCAATCGAATCGAGTAGTTTTAGCAATGGGTGATGGCGAGAGTAATCCGCTACTTCCGGTTCCCAGGCTGAAAACTGCGGCGGTCGGCACTGGACATATTCGAGTTCAGCCAGACGAAGATGGAATTACGCGATCAGTTGAACCGGATGCGAACGGGGTGTTGTCGTTTGGGGTGGCGGCGACGATGACCTACTCGGTGTTTCGAGAAGCGATTACTTCGCCGGATTTGAGTCAGCGACTGTGGCTAAATTGGGTTGGATCGGTCGATCGCATTCCTCAGTATTCCTTTAACAGCGTCGTTCGGGGGGAAGTGCCGGATCGGGTATTCCAAGACAAAATTGTGATTGTGGGGGTAACTGCATCCGCGATCGATGCGGCTCCGACTCCGTTTGATCAAGTTCCGCCTGCAAGTGGTGTACACGTTCAGGCAACGCTGACCGATAACTTGTTGCAGCGAAATTCGTTAACGCCGATCACAGGAGGAATGGACGTTCTGATTTTTGCGATCGGGGGTTTCGGTTTTAGTCTGTTGCTGAGTTTCTGGAGAACAGGGATTCAAATCGCGATCGCAGCCGTCGGAATTCTTAGCTGGGTTGGGATCAGTGTGGTCTTACTTAAAGCAAATTATCTTGCTCCAGTCGCGTTACCGATTGGACTCATGACCACGAATTCGATCACAATGATTCTAGTTGAGCGATCGAGAATTAATCGCACCTTACAACAACAAATCGGTCAACTTCAACAACGCTACGAATCGGAATTAGTGACGCAACCGATTTTAGAGCAGTCTTCTGATACTTCTCTTCAGCAAATCGCTCAATTAACCTCGCTAGCAGATCAACTCGGTCGATCGCAAGCGACTCAAGCCGCGATCGCTCGAAATTTACCGATCGGGCTAGTTGCTTGTGATTTAGAGGGGCGAGTTTGGTTTTGTAACCCGATCGCGGCTTCGGTGTTCAATCTTCAGGTTGGGAGTTTGCTAGAGTCGATTCTAGTTCCGAACTGGATTGGGATGAATGATTGGCGGCAAGTTTTGAGAGATCCGCATTCTGTATCGATCGAGAAACAGCGTCAGGAACAATGGTTTTGTTTTCAGATTGAGCCGCTAGAGGTGCGTGAGGATGGCATTCTGATTGTGCTAGAAGATATCACGCTGCGAAAAGCGATCGAACTCGATTTAGACGATCAAATTAACGAATTACATCAACTCAGTGAATTAAAAGACGAATTTTTAAGCACCGTTTCGCACGAACTAAGGACACCACTAACGAATATGAAAATGGCGATTCAGTTATTGAAGATTGCCAAAACTGATACACAGAAAGAATACTACTTAAGAATCCTCGATAATGAATGCAATCGCGAATCAGATCTAGTTAACACACTGCTCGATCTTCAGCGATTGGAATCAGGTCGGCAAGCTTTTGAGATGACCGCAATTTCCTTACACCGTTGGCTACCTGAACTGTTAGAACCCTTCGATCAACGAACAGAATCCCGACAGCAATCGTTCTCGATCGTGCTTGATCCGTCTTTGCCCTTGTTCTACAGCGATCGAGCCGCATTAGAGCGCATCTTAGTTGAACTCCTCAACAATGCTTGTAAGTACACACCTCCGAATGAGCAAATTGTTTTATCGGTCGATGCAGTCGGGGATCAGATCGAATTTAATGTGAAAAATTCGGGTGTTGAGATTTCGGAAGAGGCTCGATCGAGAATTTTTGAGCGCTTTTATCGAGTGCCGAATGCTGATCCCTGGAGACAGGGCGGATCAGGGTTAGGGCTTGCACTGGTGAAGAAACTGGTAGAATCGCTGCAAGGTACGATCGAAGTCACGAGCGCGAATCGCTGGACGATTTTTACAGTGAAGTTTCTAGTCCGAGCTGCCGAAAACCTATCAGCAGTTAGAGAAGATTAG
- a CDS encoding FecR domain-containing protein, producing MKFTALSSFLFAFCIQIPAFAQPRDLSVRVDRWLSIQQVSGTVSYDRSSISRAARVGDRLEVVGDGITTGTQSGANLLLDTGVGVLNVLEYTSLRVQRLDTAPDNGRITHLDVTRGQVRLKLRRFTSPNSELRIRTPAGFSGIRGTEFGVVVQPNGKTAIATLEGAVVTEAQGVQVEVPAGFQNFTIPGQPPRAAVPLRDDPGLTAEFAKLLDRGIRKVQLVGAVDPVNVVTVNGVQQSVDENGTFRSSVVFASSFLRVRVVVTTPLGKSQTYELALR from the coding sequence ATGAAATTTACTGCTTTATCTAGTTTTCTTTTTGCATTTTGTATCCAAATTCCGGCTTTTGCACAACCGAGAGACTTAAGTGTAAGAGTCGATCGCTGGTTGTCGATTCAACAAGTGTCGGGAACGGTGAGCTACGATCGTTCGTCTATTTCGAGAGCGGCTCGTGTGGGCGATCGATTAGAAGTAGTGGGCGATGGAATTACCACAGGGACTCAATCTGGAGCAAATTTGCTTTTGGATACTGGGGTTGGTGTGCTTAACGTTCTTGAATATACCAGCCTGAGAGTGCAGCGATTAGACACGGCACCGGATAACGGCAGAATCACGCATCTCGATGTCACACGCGGACAAGTGCGGTTGAAGTTACGTCGCTTTACCAGTCCGAATTCTGAATTGAGAATCCGGACTCCTGCGGGATTCAGTGGGATACGAGGAACAGAATTTGGGGTTGTGGTGCAGCCGAATGGCAAAACCGCGATCGCAACGCTTGAAGGCGCAGTCGTGACCGAGGCTCAGGGGGTTCAAGTCGAAGTTCCAGCAGGATTTCAAAACTTTACGATTCCCGGACAGCCTCCGAGGGCAGCGGTGCCCCTTCGAGATGATCCCGGATTGACCGCAGAGTTTGCGAAATTACTCGATCGAGGCATTCGGAAAGTTCAGCTTGTCGGGGCGGTTGATCCGGTGAATGTCGTAACGGTGAATGGGGTACAGCAGAGTGTCGATGAGAACGGGACGTTTCGGAGTTCGGTCGTTTTTGCTTCGTCGTTTTTGAGGGTTCGCGTCGTGGTCACAACTCCATTGGGAAAATCTCAAACGTATGAACTGGCGCTTCGGTAG